In one Mycobacterium sp. NBC_00419 genomic region, the following are encoded:
- a CDS encoding PPOX class F420-dependent oxidoreductase — MTSIPESHRDLIDAPLVASFSTVGADGTPQVTAIWFVADGDTVKTSFVTARQKYKNVVAHPQATLFIIDPQNPFRTLEIRGTVEIGEDPNLDLFERVVRHYGQDPETFPAPREGRVAITLRPARIVAQG; from the coding sequence ATGACGTCCATACCTGAATCTCATCGCGACCTCATCGACGCACCGCTGGTTGCCTCGTTCTCCACCGTCGGCGCCGACGGGACGCCCCAGGTGACCGCGATCTGGTTCGTGGCCGACGGCGACACCGTGAAGACGTCCTTTGTGACGGCGCGGCAGAAGTACAAGAACGTCGTCGCCCATCCGCAGGCGACGTTGTTCATCATCGATCCGCAGAACCCGTTTCGGACACTGGAGATCCGCGGGACGGTCGAGATTGGCGAGGATCCCAACCTCGATCTGTTCGAGAGGGTGGTGCGCCACTATGGTCAAGATCCGGAAACCTTCCCCGCGCCCCGCGAGGGCCGGGTAGCCATCACTTTGCGTCCCGCACGGATCGTCGCGCAGGGCTGA
- a CDS encoding Ltp family lipoprotein, which yields MLRTLIATAAISALGFGLVPTASAEPQRLGPAPTSPHFGFGPRPPASPLSQQNAVQKAKDYLNYSAFSRTGLIEQLEYSGFSTDDATYAVDSLNVDWNQQAAKKAKDYLNYSAFSRSGLIDQLEYSGFTPSQALFGVTAVGY from the coding sequence TTGCTTCGCACGCTCATCGCCACAGCGGCCATAAGCGCATTGGGCTTCGGTTTGGTGCCGACGGCGTCGGCTGAACCTCAACGCTTGGGGCCTGCCCCTACTAGTCCGCACTTCGGTTTCGGACCTAGGCCACCCGCATCGCCACTCAGCCAACAAAACGCTGTCCAGAAGGCGAAGGACTACCTGAACTACTCAGCATTCTCGCGCACCGGCCTCATCGAGCAGCTCGAATACTCCGGGTTCTCAACCGACGACGCCACATACGCCGTTGACAGTCTCAACGTCGACTGGAACCAGCAGGCAGCGAAGAAGGCCAAGGACTACCTGAACTACTCAGCATTCTCGCGCAGCGGTCTCATCGACCAGCTCGAGTATTCCGGGTTCACCCCTAGCCAAGCCCTATTTGGCGTTACAGCGGTCGGGTACTAG
- a CDS encoding flavodoxin family protein, translated as MPLLLIIHHTPSPHCQEMFEAVLAGATDPDIEGVEVVRRPALTVSPAEMLSADGYLLGTPANLGYMSGALKHAFDVCYYPCLDATRGRPFGLWLHGNEGTEGAERGVDAITTGLGWEKVAQTVVVSGKPTKADLEACWNLGATVAAQLMG; from the coding sequence GTGCCACTCCTACTGATCATTCATCACACTCCGTCACCGCACTGCCAGGAGATGTTCGAGGCGGTGCTGGCCGGTGCGACCGACCCCGACATCGAGGGCGTCGAGGTGGTGCGCAGGCCCGCGCTGACCGTGTCGCCGGCCGAGATGCTCTCGGCTGACGGGTACCTGCTCGGCACCCCGGCGAACCTGGGCTACATGAGCGGGGCGCTCAAGCATGCGTTCGATGTCTGCTACTACCCGTGCCTGGACGCCACCCGGGGCCGGCCGTTCGGGCTGTGGTTGCACGGCAACGAGGGCACCGAAGGCGCGGAGCGCGGTGTCGACGCCATCACCACCGGCCTGGGCTGGGAGAAGGTCGCCCAGACCGTCGTGGTCTCCGGTAAGCCGACCAAGGCCGACCTCGAGGCGTGCTGGAACCTGGGTGCGACGGTGGCCGCTCAGTTGATGGGGTAG
- a CDS encoding glycoside hydrolase family 3 N-terminal domain-containing protein, giving the protein MAASSPAVAWRRPGVLTAAIAAVAVLVASASAFYLRTEQHEPDNTGKPRSSSVPPAPPPQTVPAAPLSQCAQADAAVSQLSLRDKLAQLLMVGVTGADDARAVVTDQHVGGIFIGSWTDLSMLTDGSLQSIAAASGPLPLAVSVDEEGGRVERLAKLIGHQPSPRILAQTSSPADVYEIALERGRRIHDLGITVDFAPVVDVTDAPNDSVIGDRSFGSDPQRVVEFAQAYARGLRDANVLPVLKHFPGHGHGSGDSHTGQVQTPPLSELMDDDLIPYRSLTTDAPVGVMVGHLEVPELTGTDPASLSPAAYALLRSGEYGGTPFDAIVFTDDLSSMAAIKERYGVAEAVTMALRAGADTALWITTDQVPAVLDRLESAYNAGDLTPQRVDDALRHVVAAKHPRGNCGAR; this is encoded by the coding sequence GTGGCTGCATCATCTCCTGCCGTGGCGTGGCGGCGGCCGGGCGTCCTCACGGCCGCCATCGCTGCAGTCGCCGTCTTGGTGGCGTCAGCCTCGGCGTTCTATCTCAGAACTGAGCAGCACGAGCCAGATAACACTGGCAAGCCGAGATCGTCATCGGTACCGCCGGCACCACCGCCGCAGACTGTCCCGGCGGCACCGTTGTCGCAATGCGCCCAAGCGGACGCAGCCGTGTCGCAACTGTCGCTGCGCGACAAGCTCGCGCAACTCCTGATGGTCGGTGTGACCGGGGCCGATGACGCGCGCGCGGTGGTCACCGACCAACACGTCGGCGGGATCTTCATCGGAAGCTGGACAGATCTGTCGATGCTGACCGACGGATCGCTGCAATCGATCGCAGCGGCGAGCGGACCCCTTCCTCTTGCTGTGAGCGTGGATGAAGAGGGCGGTCGGGTCGAGCGGCTGGCCAAGCTCATCGGCCACCAGCCGTCACCGCGCATTCTGGCCCAGACAAGCTCTCCTGCTGACGTTTACGAGATCGCGCTCGAACGTGGACGTCGTATACACGACTTGGGCATCACGGTCGACTTCGCACCCGTCGTCGATGTGACCGACGCGCCGAACGACTCCGTGATCGGCGACCGCTCATTCGGCTCCGATCCCCAACGCGTCGTGGAGTTCGCCCAGGCCTATGCCCGTGGACTGCGTGATGCGAACGTGTTGCCAGTGCTCAAGCACTTCCCGGGACACGGGCACGGTTCCGGAGATTCACATACCGGTCAGGTGCAGACGCCACCGCTATCGGAGCTCATGGACGACGACCTCATCCCCTACCGCTCGCTGACCACCGATGCACCCGTCGGTGTGATGGTCGGCCACCTGGAAGTACCGGAGTTGACCGGGACAGATCCGGCCAGCCTCAGCCCGGCGGCCTACGCCCTGTTGCGCTCGGGCGAATACGGTGGAACCCCATTCGACGCAATCGTTTTCACCGATGATCTGTCCAGCATGGCCGCCATCAAAGAGAGATACGGTGTTGCCGAGGCCGTGACGATGGCCCTGCGGGCGGGAGCCGACACGGCGCTGTGGATCACGACCGACCAGGTGCCAGCGGTACTGGATCGACTCGAAAGTGCCTACAACGCCGGAGACCTGACCCCGCAACGCGTCGACGACGCGCTGCGCCATGTCGTCGCCGCCAAGCATCCACGCGGCAACTGTGGTGCTCGATGA
- a CDS encoding peptidoglycan recognition protein family protein, producing the protein MTIHHTAVVLGDNSNAPGRLRQHQHYHQDSKGWIDIAYHISVDRNGNIYQLRDPHLVGDTATSYDPTGHFLVVCEGNFDEEEVSEAQLHGAAVAFAWAAQQFGISTDTLAGHRDVSHDTACPGATLYDHVTSGDLKQRIGTLMAAGRVDLTTICGPEAAAIVADIEAGRR; encoded by the coding sequence ATGACGATTCATCACACAGCAGTGGTCCTCGGCGACAACAGCAACGCCCCGGGCCGCCTTCGCCAACATCAGCACTACCACCAGGACTCCAAGGGTTGGATCGACATCGCCTATCACATCAGCGTCGACCGAAATGGCAACATCTATCAGCTCCGCGACCCGCACCTCGTCGGTGACACCGCGACCAGCTACGACCCCACCGGGCACTTTCTCGTCGTCTGCGAAGGTAACTTCGATGAAGAGGAGGTGAGCGAAGCCCAGTTGCACGGTGCGGCGGTGGCTTTCGCCTGGGCTGCACAGCAGTTCGGCATCTCAACCGACACACTGGCCGGGCACCGGGATGTCAGCCACGACACCGCCTGTCCCGGCGCAACTCTCTACGACCACGTCACCTCAGGAGACCTCAAGCAACGAATAGGCACTCTGATGGCGGCCGGCCGAGTCGACCTCACGACGATCTGCGGACCCGAGGCTGCGGCCATCGTCGCCGACATCGAAGCAGGCCGGCGATGA
- a CDS encoding outer membrane protein assembly factor BamB family protein encodes MAAARFNPPPNWPVQPGWAPPHDWQPDPHWPPAPIGWQFWVDDNSEHSTDAVGTCETSMPAAASMSRKRWLVYAAVTVAIALVGGTVVAFTRWNDAPETSELPSGMVAFTYPTEPDFTWKVTAKDTKPDAADIFSAPIHNLGPATGAIIAGDHVIVRPWSTSSSFDTTSLMSLSLIDGHTEWSRTTNSALVCGTRTMGAMLPCLTDHEGTNRTGLEFIDTANGKTIAKGVLPFNASLIESDGSNVYTAGIDLEARAFTVAKGSLDNPAGSWKTTIPAGNCSGYALGDSWDFGVANGLVWGFLGGEASAVLRAADGSALFDHAVADAWIAAGPAVVTRRCEQGVDDSSWQTDVTDADGQRLFTTKSLLQQPHLAVYRGTAAPLLNQSGDAFNARNGQRLWHAELPTQGPFWPLIVGQVVMWPGDDELIAYDVQSGQRLWRRGGAAQSYWRSAMGALTDGVRIFLPSGTGGIDALTIADGTQAWSMSTPTDSTEPPAIYGTPRGIVVVTGPSIGLLPATGPPASVPSIDATDDSRRAGSGTKLVTKCGSPPEFVPQTIRVESGELVITTKIVAKCPGGDVLSANQTRITVTSVGQNIASGIFDLSATPIVIDPGNGASDDPSVTHDFRFPIGTFWRLPVSIGEVPTGGATQQGQVDLNANSLLIDCQQDGTTESSAPSENAVAAVSESSVAAGPANPKTGDGESASLDALRAIANADHPFVAANLADRWVPQLSSKRPGLVADGITWNNSETLREHLELRLRYPEVRLLWSGDWSTFSAPDFWITIAGVTFPDAGGALAWCRGHNLDRDHCYAKLVSTSHPIDDSTAFNN; translated from the coding sequence ATGGCAGCGGCGCGGTTCAATCCCCCACCGAACTGGCCGGTGCAGCCGGGTTGGGCACCACCTCACGACTGGCAACCGGACCCTCATTGGCCACCTGCACCGATCGGCTGGCAGTTCTGGGTCGATGACAACTCTGAACATTCCACCGACGCCGTGGGGACATGCGAGACGTCGATGCCTGCAGCGGCGTCCATGTCACGGAAGAGATGGCTCGTCTACGCGGCAGTAACAGTAGCGATCGCTCTGGTTGGCGGAACGGTCGTAGCCTTTACGAGGTGGAATGACGCACCCGAGACAAGCGAACTTCCCAGCGGCATGGTGGCATTCACGTATCCGACCGAGCCAGATTTCACTTGGAAGGTCACAGCCAAAGACACGAAACCGGATGCAGCCGACATCTTTTCGGCGCCGATACACAATCTCGGGCCTGCAACTGGCGCCATCATCGCCGGTGACCACGTGATCGTGCGGCCATGGTCGACAAGTTCATCATTTGACACGACGTCGTTGATGTCCTTGAGCTTGATCGACGGACACACCGAATGGTCGAGAACCACCAACTCTGCGCTTGTGTGCGGTACCAGGACGATGGGCGCAATGCTGCCGTGCCTGACAGATCACGAGGGCACCAATAGGACCGGATTGGAGTTCATCGATACTGCGAACGGCAAAACCATCGCCAAGGGCGTACTCCCGTTCAACGCCAGCCTGATCGAATCCGACGGCAGCAATGTGTATACAGCGGGAATTGACCTTGAAGCGAGGGCCTTCACCGTGGCGAAGGGCTCTCTGGACAACCCCGCGGGCTCCTGGAAGACCACCATTCCGGCCGGGAACTGCAGTGGCTACGCACTTGGTGACAGCTGGGACTTCGGGGTAGCGAACGGGTTGGTGTGGGGTTTCCTCGGCGGGGAGGCTTCGGCGGTGCTGCGGGCTGCCGATGGCAGCGCACTCTTCGACCACGCCGTCGCCGACGCATGGATTGCGGCCGGACCGGCAGTCGTAACGCGACGCTGCGAGCAGGGTGTCGACGACAGTTCCTGGCAGACCGATGTGACGGACGCTGACGGTCAGCGTTTGTTCACTACCAAGTCACTGCTGCAGCAGCCTCACCTGGCTGTATACCGTGGCACGGCAGCGCCGCTTCTGAACCAGTCGGGTGATGCGTTCAACGCACGAAACGGTCAAAGACTCTGGCACGCTGAACTTCCCACACAGGGGCCTTTCTGGCCTCTGATCGTCGGCCAGGTAGTAATGTGGCCGGGCGATGATGAGCTCATCGCGTATGACGTGCAGTCTGGTCAGCGATTGTGGCGGCGGGGCGGTGCCGCCCAGAGCTACTGGCGAAGCGCTATGGGCGCCCTCACTGACGGAGTGAGGATCTTTCTTCCGAGCGGGACGGGGGGCATCGACGCGCTGACGATCGCCGACGGCACACAAGCCTGGAGCATGTCCACCCCAACCGATAGCACAGAACCTCCAGCGATATACGGGACCCCAAGGGGAATTGTGGTGGTCACCGGCCCGAGTATCGGACTGCTGCCAGCGACCGGACCGCCGGCATCGGTACCATCCATCGACGCGACCGACGACTCCCGACGAGCAGGCAGTGGGACGAAACTCGTCACCAAGTGTGGTAGCCCACCTGAGTTCGTGCCGCAGACGATCCGCGTCGAGTCGGGGGAACTCGTCATCACCACAAAGATCGTCGCCAAGTGCCCGGGTGGAGATGTGCTGTCAGCCAACCAGACCCGCATCACAGTCACGTCTGTCGGACAGAACATCGCTTCGGGCATATTTGACCTGTCGGCGACTCCGATCGTCATCGACCCTGGCAATGGAGCTTCTGACGATCCATCCGTGACTCATGACTTCCGTTTCCCAATCGGAACGTTCTGGCGCCTGCCCGTTTCCATCGGTGAGGTGCCGACCGGCGGCGCCACACAACAAGGTCAGGTCGACCTCAACGCCAACTCTCTCCTCATTGACTGCCAGCAAGACGGGACTACAGAGTCCTCAGCCCCGAGCGAAAATGCTGTCGCTGCGGTATCAGAGTCGAGCGTAGCTGCCGGCCCTGCGAATCCGAAGACCGGCGATGGAGAGTCAGCGAGCCTCGATGCACTTCGCGCGATCGCCAACGCCGACCATCCTTTCGTCGCGGCGAATCTCGCGGATCGTTGGGTGCCTCAGCTCAGTTCCAAGCGTCCAGGCCTGGTCGCCGACGGAATCACCTGGAACAACTCAGAGACGCTGCGCGAACATTTGGAGCTGAGATTGAGGTATCCCGAGGTGCGCCTATTGTGGTCTGGGGATTGGTCCACCTTTTCGGCACCCGACTTCTGGATCACGATCGCCGGTGTGACGTTTCCCGACGCAGGTGGTGCTCTCGCGTGGTGCCGAGGCCATAACCTGGATCGGGACCATTGTTACGCCAAGCTGGTCAGTACGTCGCATCCCATCGATGACAGCACGGCGTTCAACAATTGA
- a CDS encoding vWA domain-containing protein, with product MTQGGWAVELNDENPDPRVACVVLADVSGSMQGAPIEALERGYAAFTHYLNNDPLASKRVEVAVVTFGTVATVLVPMQEARGLQPTRFTASGRTNMAAGIHLALDIIEERKYAYKAAGLQYYRPWILLLTDGQANFDGLDEAVARLNATEMARGVTVFAVGAGPHVDWQQLSRVSVQRGPAPLDGLRYEELFEWLSASLSNVSNSTEFARSDEALAGMGEQIKLPPLTGWSSV from the coding sequence TTGACTCAGGGTGGCTGGGCAGTCGAACTGAACGATGAGAATCCTGACCCGCGGGTCGCCTGCGTCGTGCTCGCCGATGTGTCAGGTTCGATGCAGGGCGCCCCGATTGAAGCACTCGAGCGCGGCTACGCCGCATTCACTCACTACCTCAACAACGATCCACTGGCCAGCAAGAGGGTTGAAGTGGCGGTCGTAACATTCGGCACCGTCGCCACCGTGCTGGTACCAATGCAGGAAGCCCGTGGCTTGCAGCCCACCCGTTTCACGGCCTCTGGCCGAACCAATATGGCAGCCGGCATCCACCTAGCTCTAGACATTATCGAAGAGCGCAAGTACGCCTACAAAGCCGCCGGATTGCAGTACTACCGGCCGTGGATCCTTTTGCTTACCGACGGCCAGGCCAACTTCGACGGCCTCGATGAGGCGGTGGCTCGCCTGAATGCCACCGAGATGGCCCGGGGCGTCACGGTTTTCGCCGTGGGTGCGGGTCCGCACGTCGACTGGCAACAATTGAGCCGGGTGTCGGTGCAACGTGGTCCGGCGCCACTGGATGGTCTGCGGTATGAGGAACTGTTCGAGTGGTTGTCGGCGTCGCTGAGCAACGTATCCAATTCCACCGAGTTCGCCCGAAGCGACGAGGCACTGGCGGGCATGGGTGAGCAGATCAAACTGCCACCCTTGACCGGCTGGTCGAGCGTGTGA
- a CDS encoding PP2C family serine/threonine-protein phosphatase: protein MSASRSDRSEPGYWQWTACGASVTGSEHLRRGLGCDDAFGYGATEDFVVAVVADGAGSVSGTSAWGSYAACQSVLHQTMAPAFLRSFRGASADDAAPIMRWLFEGALEAVRKQADALGVPLNQLATTLCVAVATPSLALFGQIGDGVIASESGSGIDTHLIEEKSEYANATWFVQSDGAFEESFRTMAREGLTAFALSTDGMTYKITNIVTGKPYEPFFAGSWQHVRSGASAADFAALLRGIEDDQTGDDKTMVLAALEWVNDEFHPSARPVQKTVVSSAPPPMLPTAAPRNGAVVTRARKPVPPPDSVSIVERGEFVDGQNPLPPSRDTTMPPADENAGDSQNEPISHDDDSRRNRRWQTRRRKAQQ from the coding sequence GTGAGTGCGTCCCGTTCAGACCGCAGTGAGCCGGGGTACTGGCAGTGGACGGCGTGTGGTGCATCGGTAACCGGATCTGAGCATCTACGACGCGGCCTGGGATGCGACGACGCCTTTGGCTATGGGGCAACGGAGGACTTCGTGGTCGCCGTTGTCGCCGATGGTGCAGGCTCGGTCAGCGGTACGTCTGCGTGGGGGTCCTACGCTGCCTGCCAGAGTGTTCTGCACCAGACGATGGCACCGGCATTTCTGCGAAGTTTCCGAGGTGCATCTGCCGACGACGCTGCTCCCATCATGCGCTGGCTGTTCGAGGGCGCTCTGGAGGCTGTGCGAAAGCAAGCCGACGCCCTCGGTGTGCCCCTGAATCAGCTGGCGACGACGCTGTGCGTCGCCGTGGCTACACCCTCGCTGGCACTGTTCGGCCAGATCGGTGACGGCGTCATCGCCTCGGAAAGCGGTTCTGGTATCGACACTCATCTGATCGAGGAGAAGAGCGAGTACGCCAACGCGACCTGGTTCGTCCAATCCGACGGTGCCTTCGAAGAGTCCTTCCGCACCATGGCGCGCGAGGGTCTCACTGCGTTCGCGCTCAGCACCGACGGGATGACCTACAAGATCACCAATATCGTGACCGGTAAGCCGTACGAACCTTTCTTCGCAGGCTCCTGGCAACACGTGCGGTCCGGCGCAAGTGCTGCCGATTTCGCCGCCCTCCTGCGTGGCATCGAGGACGATCAGACCGGCGACGACAAAACGATGGTGCTGGCCGCACTGGAATGGGTCAATGACGAGTTCCATCCGTCGGCCAGGCCGGTGCAGAAGACGGTCGTCAGTTCCGCTCCGCCGCCGATGCTGCCGACCGCGGCTCCCCGCAACGGTGCTGTGGTGACCAGAGCACGAAAGCCGGTACCTCCGCCTGATTCCGTCAGCATTGTCGAGCGTGGTGAGTTCGTCGATGGCCAAAATCCGCTTCCCCCAAGCCGAGACACAACGATGCCCCCGGCCGACGAGAACGCCGGTGACTCGCAAAATGAGCCAATCAGCCATGACGATGACAGTCGGCGTAACCGGCGGTGGCAGACTCGGCGACGAAAAGCCCAACAGTGA